From a single Balneolaceae bacterium genomic region:
- the thpR gene encoding RNA 2',3'-cyclic phosphodiesterase yields MSPVRSFFALALPEDARRRLGELQRGLPSAEMRLEDPARMHLTLRFLGECHAALLDRLVDELSGRPFPSFSFRLRGTGAFPDLRRPRVIWAGVEPSDALLRLQEELEILCRQNGLKAETREFIPHVTLGRSDGSSGDDLYRWFARHREWEGGSVTVDGYGLYESTLEGGERKHRVRSRLPLTGGEGRRQGE; encoded by the coding sequence ATGAGTCCGGTCCGCTCGTTTTTCGCCCTGGCGCTGCCGGAAGATGCAAGGAGGCGCCTGGGTGAACTACAGCGGGGACTGCCCTCCGCGGAGATGCGTCTGGAGGATCCGGCCCGCATGCACCTTACGTTACGTTTCCTGGGCGAATGCCATGCAGCATTGCTGGACCGGTTGGTGGACGAATTGAGTGGCCGCCCCTTTCCGTCCTTCTCGTTCCGATTGCGCGGGACCGGCGCTTTTCCTGATCTCCGGAGGCCCCGCGTGATTTGGGCGGGGGTAGAACCTTCGGACGCCCTGCTCCGCCTGCAGGAAGAGTTGGAAATTCTATGCCGGCAAAACGGCTTGAAGGCGGAAACCAGGGAGTTTATACCCCATGTCACCCTCGGAAGATCAGATGGATCGTCCGGCGACGATCTCTACCGGTGGTTCGCCCGCCATCGCGAGTGGGAGGGGGGCAGCGTGACCGTAGACGGGTACGGGCTCTATGAAAGCACCCTGGAAGGTGGTGAAAGGAAGCACAGGGTGCGGTCACGCCTTCCCCTCACCGGAGGGGAAGGGCGCCGCCAAGGCGAATAA
- a CDS encoding acylphosphatase, with protein sequence MKRVHVHISGRVQGVGFRHFTRENAKELDLGGWVKNLPDGRVEAVFQGGGQAVDTLVERCRRGPRSARVSAVEVEEVAPDPEMSTFEVRYA encoded by the coding sequence ATGAAACGAGTGCATGTGCATATCAGCGGACGCGTGCAGGGCGTGGGCTTCCGACATTTTACGCGCGAGAACGCCAAGGAGCTGGACCTGGGGGGCTGGGTTAAAAATCTGCCCGACGGTCGTGTAGAGGCGGTTTTCCAGGGAGGCGGGCAGGCGGTGGACACCCTTGTGGAACGCTGTCGAAGGGGTCCCCGCAGCGCGCGGGTCTCTGCCGTGGAGGTGGAGGAGGTAGCCCCCGATCCCGAGATGTCCACTTTCGAGGTGCGTTACGCATGA